A region from the Takifugu rubripes chromosome 22, fTakRub1.2, whole genome shotgun sequence genome encodes:
- the LOC101070555 gene encoding kidney mitochondrial carrier protein 1 has translation MSSLNWKPFVFGGLASVTAECGTFPIDLAKTRLQVQGQVGDSKYREIRYRGMLHAMMRIGREEGPRALYSGIAPAMLRQASYGTIKIGTYQSFKRLLVERPEDETLLTNVICGILSGVISSTIANPTDVLKIRMQAQGNLIQGSMMGNFINIYQQEGTRGLWKGVSLTAQRAAIVVGVELPAYDITKKHLILSGYMGDTVYTHFLSSFVCGLAGALASNPVDVVRTRLMNQRGGALYQGTLDCILQTWRHEGFMALYKGFFPNWLRLGPWNIIFFLTYEQLRKINV, from the exons ATGTCCAGCCTCAACTGGAAGCCTTTTGTCTTCGGCGGGCTCGCTTCCGTGACGGCGGAATGCG GGACGTTCCCCATCGACTTAGCCAAGACTCGGCTCCAGGTCCAAGGCCAGGTGGGCGACAGCAAGTACCGAGAGATCCGGTACAGAGGCATGCTCCACGCTATGATGAGGataggaagagaggaggggccCCGGGCTCTGTATTCAGG GATCGCCCCTGCAATGCTGCGCCAGGCCTCCTACGGGACCATTAAAATCGGCACATACCAGAGCTTCAAGCGACTGCTGGTTGAGCGACCCGAGG ATGAGACTTTGCTAACCAACGTGATCTGTGGTATCCTCTCTGGAGTCATATCCTCGACCATCGCCAACCCCACTGATGTGCTGAAG ATCCGAATGCAGGCTCAGGGAAATTTAATCCAGGGCAGTATGATGGGGAACTTCATCAACATCTACCAGCAGGAGGGGACACGGGGGCTGTGGAAG GGCGTCTCGCTAACGGCTCAGCGCGCGGCCATCGTTGTCGGAGTGGAGCTGCCAGCCTATGACATCACCAAGAAGCACCTGATCCTGTCGGGTTACATGGGGGACACGGTGTACACACACTTCTT GTCCAGTTTTGTCTGCGGCCTGGCGGGAGCTTTGGCCTCCAACCCGGTGGACGTAGTCCGGACGAGGCTGATGAACCAGAGAGGCGGAGCGCTGTACCAGGGAACCCTGGACTGCATCCTGCAG ACGTGGCGCCACGAGGGCTTCATGGCGCTCTACAAGGGTTTTTTCCCAAACTGGCTCCGCCTGGGACCCTGGAACATCATC TTCTTTCTCACGTATGAGCAGCTAAGGAAGATCAACGTGTGA